From a single Meles meles chromosome 21, mMelMel3.1 paternal haplotype, whole genome shotgun sequence genomic region:
- the RHBDD2 gene encoding rhomboid domain-containing protein 2 isoform X1, whose translation MAASEPGYRSWALCPEVPSATFFTALLSLLVSGPRLFLLQPPLAPSGLSLRSEALRNWQVYRLVTYIFVYENPVSLLCGAIIIWRFAGNFERTVGTVRHCFFTVIFAIFSAIIFLSFEAVSSLSKLGEVEDARGFTPVAFAMLGVNSVRSRMRRALVFGMVVPSMLVPWLLLCASWLIPQTSFLSNVCGLGIGLTYGLTYCYSIDLSERVALKLDQKFPFSLMRRISVFKYISGSSAERRAAHSRKLNPVPGSYPTQSGHPHLSPSHPVAQMQHASGQKLAAWPACSPGHMPSLPPYQPASGLCYVQNHFGTTPNSSGVYPASAGASLGVQPPAPLNCPGTVYSGALAAPAAAGSKECSRVLIP comes from the exons ATGGCGGCCTCGGAGCCCGGGTACCGGAGCTGGGCCTTGTGTCCCGAGGTGCCATCCGCCACCTTCTTCACCGCGCTGCTCTCGCTGCTGGTGTCCGGGCCCCGCCTGTTCCTGCTGCAGCCTCCCCTGGCGCCGTCGGGGCTCTCGCTGCGCTCCGAGGCCCTGCGCAACTGGCAAG TTTACAGGCTGGTGACGTACATCTTCGTCTATGAGAACCcggtctccctgctctgcggtGCTATTATCATCTGGCGCTTTGCTGGCAATTTCGAGAGAACCGTGGGCACTGTCCGCCACTGCTTCTTCACCGTGATCTTTGCCATCTTCTCCGCCATCATCTTCCTGTCGTTTGAAGCTGTGTCGTCGCTGTCGAAGCTGGGGGAGGTGGAAGATGCCAGAGGTTTCACCCCCGTGGCTTTTGCCATGCTGGGAGTCAACTCTGTCCGCTCTCGGATGAGGAGGGCCCtggtctttggcatggttgtgccCTCGATGCTGGTGCCGTGGCTGCTGCTGTGCGCCTCCTGGCTCATTCCCCAGACCTCATTCCTCAGTAATGTCTGTGGACTTGGAATTGGGCTAACGT ACGGCCTCACCTACTGCTACTCCATTGACCTCTCTGAGCGCGTCGCGCTGAAGCTCGACCAGAAGTTCCCCTTCAGCCTCATGAGGAGGATTTCGGTGTTCAAGTACATCTCGGGCTCTTCAGCCGAAAGAAGGGCAGCCCACAGCCGGAA GCTGAACCCCGTGCCCGGCTCCTACCCCACACAGAGTGGCCACCCTCACCTGTCCCCGAGCCACCCTGTCGCCCAGATGCAGCACGCCAGTGGCCAGAAACTAGCTGCCTGGCCGGCTTGCTCTCCTGGCCACATGCCCAGCCTGCCTCCCTACCAGCCAGCCTCCGGCCTGTGTTATGTACAGAATCATTTTGGCACAACCCCCAACTCCTCCGGCGTCTACCCGGCTTCTGCGGGTGCCTCCCTGGGGgtccagccccccgcccccctcaaCTGCCCTGGCACTGTGTATTCTGGGGCCCTGGCCGCGCCGGCGGCTGCAGGCTCCAAGGAGTGCTCGAGGGTCCTGATCCCCTGA
- the RHBDD2 gene encoding rhomboid domain-containing protein 2 isoform X2, whose protein sequence is MLGVNSVRSRMRRALVFGMVVPSMLVPWLLLCASWLIPQTSFLSNVCGLGIGLTYGLTYCYSIDLSERVALKLDQKFPFSLMRRISVFKYISGSSAERRAAHSRKLNPVPGSYPTQSGHPHLSPSHPVAQMQHASGQKLAAWPACSPGHMPSLPPYQPASGLCYVQNHFGTTPNSSGVYPASAGASLGVQPPAPLNCPGTVYSGALAAPAAAGSKECSRVLIP, encoded by the exons ATGCTGGGAGTCAACTCTGTCCGCTCTCGGATGAGGAGGGCCCtggtctttggcatggttgtgccCTCGATGCTGGTGCCGTGGCTGCTGCTGTGCGCCTCCTGGCTCATTCCCCAGACCTCATTCCTCAGTAATGTCTGTGGACTTGGAATTGGGCTAACGT ACGGCCTCACCTACTGCTACTCCATTGACCTCTCTGAGCGCGTCGCGCTGAAGCTCGACCAGAAGTTCCCCTTCAGCCTCATGAGGAGGATTTCGGTGTTCAAGTACATCTCGGGCTCTTCAGCCGAAAGAAGGGCAGCCCACAGCCGGAA GCTGAACCCCGTGCCCGGCTCCTACCCCACACAGAGTGGCCACCCTCACCTGTCCCCGAGCCACCCTGTCGCCCAGATGCAGCACGCCAGTGGCCAGAAACTAGCTGCCTGGCCGGCTTGCTCTCCTGGCCACATGCCCAGCCTGCCTCCCTACCAGCCAGCCTCCGGCCTGTGTTATGTACAGAATCATTTTGGCACAACCCCCAACTCCTCCGGCGTCTACCCGGCTTCTGCGGGTGCCTCCCTGGGGgtccagccccccgcccccctcaaCTGCCCTGGCACTGTGTATTCTGGGGCCCTGGCCGCGCCGGCGGCTGCAGGCTCCAAGGAGTGCTCGAGGGTCCTGATCCCCTGA